The Dehalococcoidia bacterium genome window below encodes:
- a CDS encoding DEAD/DEAH box helicase family protein, with amino-acid sequence MPRTATRARPTRIAETQLSMIAAGPLLEAGSVDPYAVPGANQRQPSAALLVPGLRAAVNAWRADDYPGLSETTRRLFSFWFEDEHKLRDGGAFRYYFGQREAIETIVYCCEVAAARSFRALLERDEENVVTSYDRYQNLQQYRRADMGPGTEQPYDPNADRFPRYLCKLATGGGKTKVMALAIVWSYFHKLYEPDSPLARNFVLIAPNLIVFERLRTDFGSGRIFVQDPLIPPEWRPDFDLQVVLQDEAAPPSATGTLYLSNVQRLYEEKAQDESNPVEALLPPPVRRDLRAGSAEELIERVGRHDDLIVLNDEAHHVHDEKLAWSRVIAGLHERLTARGLPGLAAQLDFSATPKHNDGALFEWIVSDYSLADAIAAGIVKQPLLGELSDPHEIPSDNAAVTYRQWIDAGVARLKQYEEVHERAGKQPLLFVMAADTAAADQIAAYLESLDGFAGRVLTIHTNRQGEVSESASGKAAKEELERLRKASREVDSDENPYRAIVSVLMLREGWDVRNVTVVVGLRPFKAESRILPEQTIGRGLRLMYPGQPGAREQVDILGTEAFESFVKQLKQSDNVEFKSRRIDTPLEGRTIAVLAARIAAYDISVPQLSNLLRRSEEQIGRIDVTALEGRRLELEDTIPDETLRYTLRDVLTRRVQEEFDLELPLPTNSQGILWFYTRWIQREARVPQALFDTLVGLVKRYLSAVAFGRAVDLDDPRVFWRLMRDDARAAVVGPFVSAINRVVREETRVELRGEALRVAETRAFVWGKEVCEGRKTVFNLVPVDSALEAALVEFMDEAPDVAAYAKNAKKLLTIDYQSARGHFRLYEPDFVVRLTNGEHWLVETKGLEDLEVALKDARARTWCRDASELTAHSAAPQRWQYSKIMEATFYSHRGRTFDSLVRYAGQ; translated from the coding sequence ATGCCAAGAACAGCAACCCGCGCCCGCCCCACCCGCATCGCCGAGACGCAGCTCTCGATGATCGCCGCCGGTCCGCTGCTGGAGGCGGGCAGCGTCGATCCCTACGCCGTGCCCGGCGCCAACCAGCGCCAGCCCAGCGCCGCCCTGCTCGTGCCCGGCCTGCGCGCCGCCGTCAACGCCTGGCGCGCCGACGACTATCCCGGCCTCAGCGAAACCACGCGCCGCCTGTTCAGCTTCTGGTTCGAGGACGAGCACAAGCTGCGCGACGGCGGCGCCTTCCGCTACTACTTCGGCCAGCGCGAGGCGATCGAGACGATCGTCTACTGCTGTGAAGTCGCTGCCGCGCGCAGCTTCCGCGCCCTGCTGGAGCGTGACGAGGAGAACGTTGTCACCAGCTACGATCGCTATCAAAACCTGCAGCAGTACCGCCGCGCCGACATGGGGCCGGGCACCGAGCAGCCCTACGACCCCAACGCGGACCGCTTCCCGCGCTATCTCTGCAAGCTCGCCACCGGCGGCGGCAAGACCAAGGTCATGGCGCTGGCGATCGTCTGGTCCTACTTCCACAAGCTCTACGAGCCCGACTCGCCGCTGGCGCGCAACTTCGTGCTGATCGCGCCCAACCTGATCGTCTTCGAGCGGCTGCGCACAGACTTCGGTTCCGGCCGCATCTTCGTGCAAGACCCGCTGATTCCGCCCGAATGGCGCCCCGACTTCGATCTGCAGGTCGTCTTGCAGGACGAGGCGGCGCCGCCCTCGGCCACCGGCACGCTCTACCTCAGCAACGTGCAGCGGCTCTACGAGGAGAAGGCGCAAGATGAGTCCAACCCGGTCGAGGCGTTGCTGCCGCCGCCCGTGCGCCGCGACCTGCGCGCCGGCTCGGCCGAAGAACTGATCGAGCGCGTCGGCCGGCACGACGACCTGATCGTGCTCAACGACGAGGCGCACCACGTCCACGACGAGAAGCTCGCCTGGAGCCGCGTGATCGCCGGCCTGCACGAGCGGCTGACGGCGCGCGGGCTGCCGGGGCTGGCGGCGCAGCTCGACTTCAGCGCCACGCCCAAGCACAACGACGGCGCCCTGTTCGAGTGGATCGTCAGCGACTACTCGTTGGCCGACGCGATCGCCGCCGGCATCGTCAAGCAGCCGCTGCTGGGCGAGCTGAGCGACCCGCACGAAATCCCCAGCGACAACGCCGCCGTGACCTACCGCCAGTGGATCGACGCGGGCGTGGCGCGGCTCAAGCAGTACGAGGAGGTGCACGAGCGCGCCGGCAAACAGCCGCTGCTGTTTGTGATGGCCGCCGACACCGCCGCCGCCGACCAGATCGCCGCCTACCTCGAGTCGCTCGACGGCTTCGCCGGCCGCGTGCTCACGATTCACACCAACCGCCAGGGAGAGGTGTCTGAGTCGGCCAGCGGCAAGGCGGCCAAAGAGGAGCTGGAGCGGCTGCGCAAGGCCAGCCGCGAGGTCGATTCCGACGAGAACCCGTATCGGGCCATCGTCTCCGTGCTGATGCTGCGCGAGGGCTGGGACGTGCGCAACGTCACCGTCGTTGTCGGCCTGCGCCCGTTCAAGGCCGAGAGCCGCATCCTGCCCGAGCAGACGATCGGCCGCGGCCTGCGGCTGATGTACCCCGGCCAGCCCGGCGCCCGCGAGCAGGTCGATATCCTCGGCACGGAGGCGTTCGAGAGCTTCGTCAAGCAGCTCAAGCAGAGCGACAACGTCGAGTTCAAGAGCCGCCGCATCGATACACCGCTGGAGGGCCGCACGATCGCGGTCTTGGCGGCGCGCATCGCGGCGTACGACATCAGCGTGCCGCAGCTTTCGAACCTGCTGCGCCGCTCGGAGGAGCAGATCGGCCGCATCGACGTCACGGCGCTGGAGGGCAGGCGGCTGGAGCTTGAGGACACGATCCCGGACGAGACGCTGCGCTACACCCTGCGCGACGTGCTCACCAGGCGCGTGCAGGAGGAGTTCGACCTGGAGTTGCCGCTGCCCACCAACTCGCAGGGCATCCTCTGGTTCTACACTCGCTGGATCCAGCGCGAGGCGCGCGTGCCGCAGGCGCTGTTCGACACGCTGGTGGGCCTGGTCAAGCGCTATCTCAGCGCCGTCGCCTTCGGCCGCGCCGTGGACCTGGACGATCCGCGCGTCTTCTGGCGGCTGATGCGCGACGATGCCCGCGCCGCCGTGGTCGGGCCGTTTGTCAGCGCGATCAACCGCGTGGTGCGCGAGGAGACGCGGGTCGAGCTGCGCGGCGAGGCGCTGCGCGTTGCAGAGACGCGGGCCTTCGTCTGGGGCAAGGAGGTCTGCGAGGGGCGCAAGACCGTCTTCAACCTGGTGCCGGTGGACAGCGCTCTGGAAGCGGCGCTGGTCGAGTTCATGGACGAGGCGCCAGATGTGGCGGCCTACGCCAAGAACGCCAAAAAGCTCTTGACGATCGACTACCAGAGCGCCAGGGGCCACTTCCGCCTCTACGAGCCGGACTTCGTGGTGAGGCTCACGAACGGCGAACACTGGCTGGTGGAAACGAAGGGGCTCGAAGACCTCGAAGTAGCGCTGAAAGACGCCCGCGCCCGCACCTGGTGCCGCGACGCCAGCGAACTGACCGCACACAGCGCGGCGCCGCAGCGCTGGCAGTACAGCAAGATCATGGAGGCAACGTTCTACAGCCACCGCGGCCGCACCTTCGACAGCCTCGTGCGCTACGCCGGGCAGTGA
- a CDS encoding endonuclease domain-containing protein produces MRAERVRGVSPELAEAARRLRQEATPAERVLWQALRGGRLAGLKFRRQHAVGPFVLDFFCPKHKLVVEVDGAVHNTPDQRDRDAGRDERLQQVGYRVLRLRNAEVLGDLDRALGRIAEAVRPSPPDPLSQSWERGDSVRSFGAEGAGVAPRTRGRQTSLTRRGDSARSSAAEGAGVAPPRPARRSRAAPRAAQPDAPTAPSTPAAPQSAPNAAHRAARPPKPDAPKAPSPRPANPTKSRASTPGSPPSSPRIGRGRGKGDSEGRRAEDTPCQEQQPAPAPPASPRRSSR; encoded by the coding sequence ATGAGGGCCGAACGCGTCCGCGGCGTCTCGCCCGAGCTGGCCGAGGCCGCGCGCCGGCTGCGGCAGGAAGCGACGCCGGCGGAGCGCGTGCTCTGGCAGGCGCTGCGCGGCGGCCGGCTGGCCGGTCTCAAGTTCCGCCGCCAGCACGCCGTCGGCCCCTTCGTGCTCGACTTCTTCTGCCCGAAGCACAAGCTCGTCGTCGAAGTCGACGGCGCCGTGCACAACACGCCCGATCAGCGCGATCGCGACGCCGGCCGCGACGAGCGCTTGCAGCAGGTGGGCTACCGCGTGCTGCGCCTGCGCAACGCGGAGGTGCTGGGCGATTTAGATCGGGCGTTGGGGAGGATTGCGGAGGCCGTTCGGCCCTCACCCCCTGACCCCCTCTCCCAATCCTGGGAGAGGGGGGACTCAGTGCGATCGTTCGGGGCTGAAGGCGCGGGAGTTGCGCCACGGACGCGAGGGCGGCAAACGAGCCTGACCCGACGGGGGGACTCAGCGCGATCTTCCGCGGCTGAAGGCGCGGGTGTTGCGCCGCCTCGGCCGGCGCGGCGGTCAAGAGCGGCGCCCCGCGCGGCACAGCCAGACGCGCCAACGGCGCCGTCCACCCCGGCGGCGCCGCAATCCGCGCCCAACGCCGCGCACCGCGCCGCCCGCCCGCCAAAGCCAGACGCGCCAAAGGCGCCGTCACCGCGCCCCGCTAACCCGACCAAATCCCGCGCCAGCACCCCAGGATCGCCCCCTTCCTCTCCCAGGATTGGGAGAGGAAGGGGGAAGGGGGATAGCGAGGGCCGAAGGGCCGAAGACACGCCATGCCAAGAACAGCAACCCGCGCCCGCCCCACCCGCATCGCCGAGACGCAGCTCTCGATGA